In the genome of Priestia filamentosa, the window ATCATTACACGCTGTCTCATTCCTCCAGAAAGCTGATGTGGATAGTTTTTTATAAGCTCTTCAACTCGAGGAAGACCAACAAGCTTCAGCATGTCCAAAACCCGCTCTTTCGCTTGCTTCTTACTCCATTTTCTATGTATGCGTATTGCTTCAGTGAGCTGTGAGCCAATTGTAAAAAGAGGGTTAAGGGACGTCATAGGCTCTTGAAAAATCATTGAAATGTCGTCTCCTCGTATTTCTCGCATTTGCTTTTCTGAGAGGTTCATAAGGTTGATCTCATTGAACAGCATAGAATCTGCTTCAACAATACCTGGGGGCTCAGGGACAAGTTTCATAAGCGATAGAGATGTAATACTCTTACCACACCCTGATTCGCCTACTACTCCTAAAATCTCGCCTTTTTTAATATGAAACGTAATGCCATCAACTGCTGGCACCCTGCCATCTTCTGTTTTAAAAGAGATGCGCAAGTTCTGTACATCAATCACTTTTTCAGATTCCACAGCCTCACTCCTTATATAAAAATTTAGAAAACATCCTCAACTGTAATTTTCTGACTTATCAGAAAATTACAGTTGAGAAAATTATAATACAAAAGTTTTTAAGTAGGTGTAAAAAAATGTCGAAAACTTAAATAAGTTTTCGACATTTTTATCCATCCAATTGTTGCACGCTAAAGAGACTATAGTAACTTCCCTTTTTCTTCATTAGCTCCTCATGTGATCCTCTCTCTTTAATTCTTCCATTTTCTACAAGAACAATTTCGTCTACATGTGTAATCGTAGATAATCTGTGAGCGACAATGAATGTCGTACGATTTTTTGCTAACTTTTCAACGGCTTCTTGAATAATGTGTTCACTTTCCAAGTCAAGTGCAGAAGTTGCTTCGTCAAAAATAAGAATTGGTGGGTTTTTCAAAAATACGCGAGCAATCGCAATACGTTGTTTCTGACCTCCCGAAAGCTTGACACCTCGTTCTCCCACTTTTGTATCATATCCTTCAGGAAGTTCTAAGATGAAGTCATGAGCATTTGCTGCTTTAGCAGATTCGATAATTTCCGCTTCACTTGCTTCTGGGTTTCCAAAAGCAATGTTGGCCCGAATAGAATCACTAAATAAAACATTGTCCTGCATAACAATTCCTATTTGGTCGCGCAAGCTTCGCACTTTGAAAGAACGAATATCCTCTCCATCAATGCGCAAAACCCCTTTACTTACATCGTAAAAGCGAGGAATTAAACTAATAATTGTGGATTTTCCTCCTCCGCTCATTCCAACAAATGCGGTTGATTTTCCACTTGGCACATCCAGAGAAATGTTATGAAGCACTTCTTCATCTTCATAAGAAAAAGAGACATTTTCAAAAGTCACTCTTCCTTTAATATTCTTACATTCTTTTGCGTCTGGCTTATCTTCAATATCGTACTTTTCATCCATAAATTCAAAAACACGATCCATTGAAGCAATTGCTTGAGTTAAAGTTGTTGAAGCGTTAACAAGCCGGCGTAACGGACTATACAGACGATCAATATATGTAACAAAGGCAACCATCGTTCCCACACTTAAGCCACCTTTTATAGCATAATAACCTGCATAACCAATTACTAATAAAGGGGCAAGATCTGTTACTGTATTAATAACTGCAAATGTTTTGGCATTCCAACTTGTATGATCAACAGCTCGTTTTAAAAAATTACCGTTATGCTTATCGAATTCTTTTTCCTCATGTTCTTCAGCTGAAAAACTCCTGATAAGCGAGATTCCTTGCACTCTTTCATGGAGATGACCTTGCACTTCTGCAAGAGCTTGAGATCTAACGCGTGTTAAATGACGCAGCCTGCCATAAAAGTATTTAACAGTGAAAGCATAGACTGGAAATAAGATAATCGATACAATAGTTAATTTCACATTCATTGTAAACATGATAGCAATCGCAATAAAAATAGTTGCTGTATCAAGCCAAACGTTCATAAGCCCTGTAATAACAAAGGTTTTCGTTTGTTCCACATCATTGATTACTCTTGAAATCACTTCTCCAACTCTCGTATTTGCGTAAAAACGCATGCTTAGACGTTGGATATGATCAAAAAGCTTTCTCCGAATATCGTATAAAATTTTGTTAGCCACCCACTGTGCGTAATATTGACGATAATATTCAACAGGAGGACGAAGAAGGCCAAATATAACAAACATAAATCCCATTAAGTAAAAGAGTCTTGTTAATTTTTCACTGTCTGAAAGAGTATTCCCTCCTAAAATATTATCAACAACGTATTTTAAAATAAGTGGGATGGTAAGAGGAAAAGAGAATTTAACAAGACCAATAATAATTGTTGCAACAATTTTCCATTTGTATGGTTTTACAAATACAAAGTATCTTTTTATGCTACTCAAACAAGGCCCCCCTCATATATAGAAAAAACCTGCCAGAAAGGGAACAGGTTAAATGCGCGGTCTTCGATATGTTAAATACCTTTCATACCACATATCAATAAAGTCTGGTGCAAACGGTCCTTTTCTTTGTCGAATCCAGTTTTGTAAATTTTCTAGGTTATATTTTAAAATCCGATCAATGACAAGTGGATAATTCATCTTCTTCCGATGATCTTCATATTCATCTTCATCAAGAATTGTATATGTCATATCGGGAAACACCTTAATATCTAAATCATAATCAATGTACTTTAATGCACCTTCTTCTAAAATGAATGGCGAGCTAATGTTGCAATAGTAGTAGATACCGTCTTCTCTAATCATGCCAATCACATTGAACCAATGCTGAGAATGAAAATAGCAAATCGCGGGTTCTCGTGTCACCCATTTCCGACCATCAGATTCTGTTACAACCGTTCGATCATTGCCACCAATCATAAGCGTTTGGGTACCTTTTAAAATCATCGTTTCATCCCAAATGCGATGGATATGGCCATCATGCTTATAGCTTTGGATTTCAATTGGCTCTCCTTCCGCTGGTTGAATCATTTTTTCCCCTTCTTTCTATTTTAGAACTCTTCTCGTTTGTTTATGAATCTTTTATGTACTGCTTTGGAGTTCTCCCTTGTCCACTTTTCGTCTATCTTGTCTAATAACTACAATTATTCGTTCGTAACTACATAGGCTCTTTACTATTATAACTTTTTGGAGAACAAATTAAAACAAATGGGGGTGCCTAGAGCAAACAATTCACTCCAGACGCCCCCTTTTTACCTATTTAAAAAGCGGTTCTTCTACCGCTTCTTTTTCATACGTTTCGATAATTGATGCAGTTTGGTTTTGAAACGTTGTCTGAATATCCTTCAGCTGTTGTTTCATGATTGAAATCTCTTCTTGCAAAGAATTTAATTTTGTTTCTTCTTGAAGTACTAAAAGCTCTCTTTCAATCTCTTGGCAACGCTCTATTTCTGATTGAATAAACAACAGCTCATCCATTGTCTTCATTTGCTTCACAACTAACTGATCAAATTTTTGCACGCGTTTCCCTCCACTTTATCATTAGTATGGGTAGATGCTTCACGTTCTGCGACTTACTTCACTAGTTTAATTCTTGATTAACACGCTTTTCCCTTTGCCGAGATATGTAAAGTTTAGACAAGTTTTGTCACAGAAAAAAGACACTTCCTATCCGAATGAAGGAAGTGTCTTTTGAACTTACAAATTAGCTGTTTTGGTTTTTGTTTTTATTAGCTTGAGCGTTTTGTTGCTTCACGTGTTGTACATCAGTTTCAGCAGCATACTCAGTGCCATATTGGCCTTGGTTAGCTTGAGCATTTTGTTGTTTTACATGTTGAACGTTAGTACCAGCTGTTGTTTGGTTTTGATTTTTCTTTGCCATTGTCTTTCACCTCCACGAAAATTAATATGTCCAGAAGGTGAAAGAACTATCCAAAATTATTTATTTTTTTACACAAGCAGTGAACGACCACCATCAACAATGATTGTTTGTCCACAAATCATGCTTGCTCCTTCAGATAAAAGGAACATAACTGTATTTACGATGTCATCCATTTCAACCATACGTCCTGCAGGTGTATTTTCTCTTGCATCGTTTAAAAGCTCTTCACGGTTTGGAAAATGCTTTAATGCTTCCGTATCTACAGCACCACCTGAAACTGTGTTAACTTGAATATTCTTCGGTGCAAGCTCAACAGCTAAGTAACGTGTTAAAGCTTCAACAGCTGCTTTTGAAACTCCAACTGTTGTGTAGTTCTCTAAGTAGCGCATAGAACCAAGCGAGCTAATTGTAACAATTTTACCTCCGCCCGTTTTTTCCATCCTTTTTGCCGCTTCTTGAGCACAGAATAAATAACCTTTGCTATTAATATCCATTGTCCAGTTCCAATGCGTTTCCTCAACTTCCATAATTGGACGAAGAACACCTGATGCTGCATTGCTTACAAAAACGTCAAGACGGCCAAAAGTGTGATCAATTTCAGCAAACATTTCCTTAATTTTCTCCACTTTTCCAACGTTTGCTTTCACAACTAATGCACGCTGTCCAATGCTTTCAATTTCAGCGGCTAGTTCAAGGGCTGCGCTTTTGCTACGCGCATAGTTAACAACAATGTCATACCCTTCCTTTGCTAAACGTAATGCTGTAGCTCTGCCAATTCCGCGACTACTTCCTGTTATTAAAGCTACTTTATTTTCCATCATGACACCTCATTTTAAATTCATTAATCATCTTAATTTGCTATTTTATTGTAATGCTTACCGTGTATAAGAGACAAGCATTGTTGTAAAAATAAAACGAGCACGCACAAGGCTCATAAATTTCACAACACGTGTATGGAGGGACGCCCATTATGTATGTTGGACGCGATATGACTGCTCTTTCAATGATAGGGAAAGAAGAGTGGAAAGACAGCGAACTTGCTTACTTTCATCACTCTCTTCAACAAATTATGCCTTATCTTAATAGTGAAGGACAAACGATTCATCGTCAAATTATAAATGAAATTCAAAATCGCGGTGGCCTTCATCGCAGAGAAGGCGACTATACGCATGGAACTGAAATAGTGTATGACTAATACTTCCCTATCCGAGAAAGCTCGGGTAGGGTTTAATCTTGTTGGCGTTCCTTAAATGCCTTCTTCATTTTCTGATGTGAAACAGGAAAAGCATATTGCTCTGCTTCTTCCCATGTAAGAAGTTTGAGGGTTTCGCTCTCTTCTACTTTCCCTCTAATCTTTCCTTCGTAGACTGTAATATGCCATGTAAGATGTGAAAAAACGTGACTAATTGTTGTAAAAGGCTGTCCTATTTCAGCTTCCACCCCATATTTTTCTGTTAAGAATGCTGTTAATTCCTCTTCCTTAGAAGGAGCTTTCTGAATTTCAACATTTGGAAATTCCCATAAATTCGCAAGAAGTCCCTTACTTGACCTTTTATGAATAAGAACTTTCCCACTTTCATCTGTTACCACTGCTGCTGCAAGTTCCACAGCTTTTACAGATTTCTTACTTGTCTTAACTGGCAATTCTTTTTGTGTACCTTCTTCAAATGCCCTGCAATGTTCCTGAACAGGACAAAGTAAACAGGCTGGAGACTTTGGTGTGCAAATAAGAGCGCCAAGTTCCATCAACCCTTGATTAAAAAAAGAGGGGTTCTCATGTGAAATTATGGCATAAACAAGTTCATCAAAAAGCTTGCGTGTTTTTGGCTTCGCAATGTCTTCCCATACGAACAAAATACGGGAGAGAACACGCATTACGTTTCCATCAACAGCAGGTTCTGGGACGCCGTAGGCAATGCTTAAAATAGCTCCTGTTGTATATGGTCCAACTCCTTTTAGCTTAGATACTTCATCTTTTGTTTCAGGAACAATGCCACCATACTCGTCGCGCACTTCCCTAACCGCGTACTGAAGATTGCGCGCTCGCGAATAATAGCCAAGCCCCTCCCATGCTTTTAATACGTCTTCTTCATCAGCATCAGCCAAATGTTCAAGTGTTGGAAATTTACTTATAAAATTATTAAAATAAGGAATAACTGTATCAACCCTTGTTTGCTGAAGCATAATTTCAGATACCCACACTTTGTACGGATCTTTATCTTGGCGCCACGGTAAATCACGCTGCTCTGCTGTAAACCAACCAATCAAATCTTCTTGAAATTTTGCTATATTAAAATCCTTTACAATTTCTTTACTTTGTTTCATGTGCTATCCTCCGAGGTATTATGATAAATATGAATATAGGGATTCTTCATTTCTTCCCATTTCATTCTATTGTCTGTTTAATATAGATAATAAAAGCGTGCAATAATTACAATATTTTCTTCTATATAATGTTTCTTATTGTTAAACACTATAGGTAACAAGCTTCCATAAGTTGTCACCTATATACCAACTCTACAGTGAAACTTGATGAACAGAGTTCAAAAGCGTTATAATCCACATAATCCAATTTGCAATAAAGCAAATTGTTTAAATAACAACATGAATCACAAGAATTTAGCCTAACATATATTAGTTATGACCTGTTAGAACCGAACGATTAGGAGGTCTTTTTTTGGATACTGGAACACATATTGTTATGGGAATTGCTTTAGGAGGATTAGCAACGCTAGATCCGACTGTTTCCTCTCATTTAGATACGAAAGAAGCTGTTATGATAGGAGCTATTGCAGGATCACTTATTCCTGATATTGATACGATATTGAAATTAAGAAACAACGCCAAATACATCCGGAACCATCGCGGGATTACTCACTCGATTCCTGCCGTTCTTCTATGGCCGCTTCTTATTACATTTATTTTGCATCTACTTTTTCGAGATGCCCACCTTTTTGATTTATGGATGTGGACATTTATAGGAGTCATTATTCACGTTTTTGTCGACATTTTCAATGCCTATGGAACACAGGCATTTCGACCCTTTTCTCAAAAATGGGTAGCTCTTGGGATTATCAATACGTTTGATCCGTACTTTTTCACTATCCATATCATTGGCATAATCATTTGGGCTATTGGTGGAAGTCCTGGTCCAACCTTTATTACGGTTTTTGGCGTTATTATCGTCTACTATTTTATCCGAATTGCAATGAATCTTAACTTGCGTCATAAAATAAAAAAACAACTTCCAAATGTAGAAAAGATCATTATTTCACCAACAATGCGTTTCAATCGTTGGCATCTCGCTATCATTGCTAAAAATCACTTTTATGTGGGAAATGCCACAAACGGAGAAATCAAAGTTCATGATGTTTTTGAACGGATGGAAGAACCTTCATCAGCGCTTATGGAAGCTGCAAAACAAGATGAAAACTTATCAGCATTCCTTTCGTTCTCCCCTGTATACAGGTTCGAGACTGCAGAGTATAGCGATCATATTGAAGTACGCTTTATTGACCTTCGTTATCGAAGTAAAGGATATTATCCGTTCGTAGCTGTTGTTCAGCTTGATTTTGATTTAAATATCATCTGTTCATATACAGGATGGATTTTTAGTGAAAAGAAACTCCGTAAAAAACTAGATTATTTACCAAACTAAAAAGAAGTGGGTTTCCACTTCTTTTTAATGTTTTAAATCATCTTCACTGTCCATTAGTGCTTTGAATTTTGGATTGCTTGTTTTGAACTCGTGCAGTCTCGGTCCATAATGATTAATCCAGTTTGTTACGATTTGCTCTGTTAACTCCTGTCCTTTATACTCCCTACCTGCTTTAGCATATGTTGCTTCAAAGTCTTCCCATAAAAGCTCAATCCATGTCCGCGCTTTGGCATATGATAGACTATCGTTCTTTTCTAACAGCATTGTTGTTAAACGCTCAAAAATATCTTCCATTTTCTCATTTCCTTTCTGTCCTAGGGCAATATCTGGTTACATATCCCGCTAAGCTTATAGCATATACTAAACGTGCATAAGGATGTTCTTTATGCACGTTACTTCTAACAAGGGGGCGAACGCACGATGCGAAATAAAGCAAAAGGATTCCCAAATCAAAATAATAACAAATTTGAAGGTGAACCGCGAGCAAAAGCTGAATATGCGTCAAAACGAGCAGATGGAACAACTAATACGCATCCGGCTGAACGCATGCGTGCTTCTAATGAACGCGCGGATTATTAACTCTAACGAAACATAATTCTGGAGGTGCTCACAGTGGGAAAAAATAGACAAAATCGATTTTCAAATCAAGGCTATCAAAACCCATTTCAACAAGCATGGTCGAGTCCAAAACATGCGTCTTCACAAGTGAATGGCGAAACTCAACAAACTCAAGGATTAATTGTGTTAGAAAAACAAATGCGCAAATATCAGTCGTAACTCCCTCAAATAAAATGAACAAGCGAAAAGCATGTAAGACAAGCTCTTACATGCTTTCGCTTTGTTTCAAAAGAGAAATAGGCAGCGCTTCTTCTTTATGAGGTTCATCCGTACGAACTCCCCATGCAAAAACGCCATTTAAATAATCAATTTTGAAGTAACGGCCAGGATCCCCTTCGATTTCATAAACTTCCCCAGGTTTGAAATGATCAGGATTTAACAAATAGGCTTTGGCAAGAACCATCTTTCTCTCTAATACAGCGTATTCATTCACAATCCCAAGTTGTTCTGCTTTCCTAGCTTTCTCACCAAGCTGACTAATTTCTTGTCTTAACTCATATTCTGTGTACTCACTATATCTTTTCTCCATCTTTGACCCCTTCTTCCCCTCTTGTTTATATGATTGTTTTAATAACATCATTACGTGGTAAAGGTTACAAAACCTTTTTTCCTATATAAAGAAGCTTTGAAGGCTTCTTTATTGTTTAAATTGTAGCAAAAGATCGCATAAATAACATATAGTTAGTCATTTTGCTGGGCTAAATGATCAAGAAGCTTGTTTATCTGCTCAAGTGGGAAGCCTTTTTGATAAAGATGAGTTTTCATTTTCTGTGTGTATTGAAAATCCTCATATTTACGATAGCGTCGATGAGCTTTTTCACCTTGTTTTTTTAAGGCTTCCCACTGCTCATCTTCATCTTTCTCAAGAGAGACTTCATGAAGCGCTTTTGTGATAAGAGAAAGATCGAATCCTTTTGTAAGCAGGGTAGTTTTAGCTTTTTGCTTCATCATCTTTTCAGACTGCTTCTGGCTTTTCTTTCTCGTTTTTTCAATCAGCTTAAGGGCATTTTCAAACTGAAGCTCTTCATCATATTCAAGAAGAGACTCTTCAATATCAGGACCTGTAATTCCTTTTTCAATCAGCTCTTGCTTTAAAAGCCCAGGACCCTTTGAGTTTGTTCGCATGTGCGTGCGAACGTAAGCTTTCGCAAATTCCAAATCGTTAAGATACCGATATTCAAGAAGTTTCTCAATTGCCCGACGGATTGCGTCGTCACCCATTTCTTTTGTTTGTAAATACTGCTGAACTTCTTTTACAGAACGCATGCGGTATGATAAATAGGTAAGAGCTAAATTATGCGCTTTTTTAACATGATCTTCGTATTGAATTTCGGCAATTTCATCGTCTGTTAAGTTTTGCCCTTTTCTAATTGCAAAAGTTGTTAGTACATATTCATCAACGCTGAACGCATATTCTTCACCTTTTCCATAATCAAGAAAAACATTATAGCGCTCAGTATTTTTCTTTTGCGTGGTAATTTTAGTAACAACAGGCATTTCAGTTCACCGCCTTTATTAATGTATTTTATCCCTTATAAAGGAGAGGATTTCATGAAAATTGCTATTGCTGGAGGAACAGGATTTGTCGGTTCTAAGCTTGCTGATAAGCTCCTATCCGAACATCATGCTGTTTACATTTTAACACGAAATAAAGAAAAAGCTTCGACAACGCCTCACTTGCATTATGTACCATGGCTCACAAAAGGAACAACTCCTGAGGTTGAGCTAGATGGTGTTGATGCTATTATAAATCTTGCTGGAGCGTCCATTCAAAATAGATGGACAGCAAAAAACAAACGTGCCATTTTTGATAGTCGGGTTGCAGCGACGAAGTCTATTGTTCATATGATTCAAAAAATGAAAATGCCACCGAAAGTTCTCATAAACGGAAGTGCTGTTGGATACTATGGGACTTCTGAAACAGCCGTATTTACGGAAGAGTCTCCTTCACAAGGAGAAGATTTTCTCGCAAAAACCGTAAAACAGTGGGAACATGAGGCTAAAAAAGCAGAGAAATATGGAGTAAGAACAGTTTTCACCCGTTTTGGCATTGTGCTAGGAAGTGATGGAGGTGCGTTTCCAATGATGAAAATGCCGTACAAAATAGGAGTTGGTGGAACGATTGGCACTGGAGCACAGTGGGTATCATGGGTACATATTGAAGATGTTATTAATATTCTTCAGTTTTGTATAAATGAAAACATTAGCGGCCCTGTTAATGTCACCTCCCCACAGCCAGTTCGAATGAAAACATTCGGAATAGAGCTTGGTACCTCTCTAAATAGGCCTCACTGGTTAAAAGTACCGAGTTCAGCTATTAAAAGTGTACTCGGTGAAATGAGCATGCTCGTCTTAGAAGGCCAAAAAGCCTTGCCAAAGAAACTTGAAGAACACGGCTATGAGTTTTCGCATAAAGAAATAAGAGAAGCATTTAATACTCTAAAGAAAAGATAATCTTCGATATTTTAAAGATTATTTTTTCTTCTATCATGGTAAAATAGGTAAAAAACTACAGGGGCTAAAACTATGAAGAAAATCTTGTTCAAAAATGCAGCTGTTTTTCCAATTACAAGCGAGATGTTACCAAAAGGCGATGTGCTTGTTGTTGGCAATAAAATTGAAGATGTTAGATCAAGCATTGAGTTAACTGAAGAAATGGAAGTTATCAATTGTGAAGGATTGTTTCTATTCCCTGGGTTTATTGATGTTCATACACATCTTGGTCTTTACGATGAAGGAACTGGTTGGGCGGGAAATGATGCGAACGAAACCATTGAACCCCTCACCCCCCATATCCGAGCATTTGACAGCGTTCATCCGCTTGATTCAGGGTTCGCTGATGCAATTGAATATGGCATCACAACCGTTCACGTTATGCCTGGAAGTATGAATGTCATAGGGGGTACAACTTCTGTTATTAAAACAGGTGCCAAAAACATTACCGATTTACTTATGAAAGAAACAGCAGGCCTAAAAATTGCGCTTGGTGAAAATCCTAAACGTATTCACAGTCAAGGAAACAAAGACTCCATTACACGAATGGGCATCATGGGAATGTTGCGAGAAGCTTTCTATGAAGCAAAATATACAGATAACCCAGATACCTTACGCATCCAGCCACTTGTAAAAGCATTGAATCGTGAAATTCCTGTACGTATTCATGCACATAGAGCTGATGATATTTTGTCGGCTCTTCGCTTTGCTGATGAATTTGAACTTGATTTACGAATAGAACACTGTACAGAAGGGCATCTCATTACTTCTGCCTTAGGAGGACGAAATTTAAAAGTTTCCGTAGGTCCAACATTAACGCGCCGTTCAAAAGTTGAACTCCGTAATAAGAGCTGGAAAACTTATAGTGCCCTAACAGAACAAAATGTTGAAGTTTCTATTACAACGGACCACCCTTACACACCTGTTCAATATCTGAATATATGTGCATCCCTTGCTGTTCGAGAAGGTTTAGATGAGCAAAAAGCACTTGAAGGTATTACTATTTTCCCTGCTCGAAACTTAGGCATCGATAATAAAGTTGGCAGCATTGAAAGAGGAAAAGATGCAGATCTTGTTCTGTGGAATTATCATCCCTTCCATTACTTAGCAAAGCCTTTTTTAACAATGATTGGTGGAGAAATTTTCTTTAAAAAAAATTAACATTTTGCCTATTCCTTTTTACAAAAAACTTTAGTATTATATCTAAGAAGTTTTCATTTACGACCTTAAGATTTTGCTGAATATCTTTTTTT includes:
- a CDS encoding YfhH family protein, whose product is MEKRYSEYTEYELRQEISQLGEKARKAEQLGIVNEYAVLERKMVLAKAYLLNPDHFKPGEVYEIEGDPGRYFKIDYLNGVFAWGVRTDEPHKEEALPISLLKQSESM
- a CDS encoding small, acid-soluble spore protein K, whose product is MRNKAKGFPNQNNNKFEGEPRAKAEYASKRADGTTNTHPAERMRASNERADY
- a CDS encoding YfhJ family protein codes for the protein MEDIFERLTTMLLEKNDSLSYAKARTWIELLWEDFEATYAKAGREYKGQELTEQIVTNWINHYGPRLHEFKTSNPKFKALMDSEDDLKH
- a CDS encoding amidohydrolase, with the protein product MKKILFKNAAVFPITSEMLPKGDVLVVGNKIEDVRSSIELTEEMEVINCEGLFLFPGFIDVHTHLGLYDEGTGWAGNDANETIEPLTPHIRAFDSVHPLDSGFADAIEYGITTVHVMPGSMNVIGGTTSVIKTGAKNITDLLMKETAGLKIALGENPKRIHSQGNKDSITRMGIMGMLREAFYEAKYTDNPDTLRIQPLVKALNREIPVRIHAHRADDILSALRFADEFELDLRIEHCTEGHLITSALGGRNLKVSVGPTLTRRSKVELRNKSWKTYSALTEQNVEVSITTDHPYTPVQYLNICASLAVREGLDEQKALEGITIFPARNLGIDNKVGSIERGKDADLVLWNYHPFHYLAKPFLTMIGGEIFFKKN
- a CDS encoding ABC transporter ATP-binding protein; protein product: MSSIKRYFVFVKPYKWKIVATIIIGLVKFSFPLTIPLILKYVVDNILGGNTLSDSEKLTRLFYLMGFMFVIFGLLRPPVEYYRQYYAQWVANKILYDIRRKLFDHIQRLSMRFYANTRVGEVISRVINDVEQTKTFVITGLMNVWLDTATIFIAIAIMFTMNVKLTIVSIILFPVYAFTVKYFYGRLRHLTRVRSQALAEVQGHLHERVQGISLIRSFSAEEHEEKEFDKHNGNFLKRAVDHTSWNAKTFAVINTVTDLAPLLVIGYAGYYAIKGGLSVGTMVAFVTYIDRLYSPLRRLVNASTTLTQAIASMDRVFEFMDEKYDIEDKPDAKECKNIKGRVTFENVSFSYEDEEVLHNISLDVPSGKSTAFVGMSGGGKSTIISLIPRFYDVSKGVLRIDGEDIRSFKVRSLRDQIGIVMQDNVLFSDSIRANIAFGNPEASEAEIIESAKAANAHDFILELPEGYDTKVGERGVKLSGGQKQRIAIARVFLKNPPILIFDEATSALDLESEHIIQEAVEKLAKNRTTFIVAHRLSTITHVDEIVLVENGRIKERGSHEELMKKKGSYYSLFSVQQLDG
- the fabL gene encoding enoyl-[acyl-carrier-protein] reductase FabL gives rise to the protein MENKVALITGSSRGIGRATALRLAKEGYDIVVNYARSKSAALELAAEIESIGQRALVVKANVGKVEKIKEMFAEIDHTFGRLDVFVSNAASGVLRPIMEVEETHWNWTMDINSKGYLFCAQEAAKRMEKTGGGKIVTISSLGSMRYLENYTTVGVSKAAVEALTRYLAVELAPKNIQVNTVSGGAVDTEALKHFPNREELLNDARENTPAGRMVEMDDIVNTVMFLLSEGASMICGQTIIVDGGRSLLV
- a CDS encoding YpzG family protein, translating into MGKNRQNRFSNQGYQNPFQQAWSSPKHASSQVNGETQQTQGLIVLEKQMRKYQS
- the recX gene encoding recombination regulator RecX — translated: MPVVTKITTQKKNTERYNVFLDYGKGEEYAFSVDEYVLTTFAIRKGQNLTDDEIAEIQYEDHVKKAHNLALTYLSYRMRSVKEVQQYLQTKEMGDDAIRRAIEKLLEYRYLNDLEFAKAYVRTHMRTNSKGPGLLKQELIEKGITGPDIEESLLEYDEELQFENALKLIEKTRKKSQKQSEKMMKQKAKTTLLTKGFDLSLITKALHEVSLEKDEDEQWEALKKQGEKAHRRYRKYEDFQYTQKMKTHLYQKGFPLEQINKLLDHLAQQND
- a CDS encoding TIGR01777 family oxidoreductase — encoded protein: MKIAIAGGTGFVGSKLADKLLSEHHAVYILTRNKEKASTTPHLHYVPWLTKGTTPEVELDGVDAIINLAGASIQNRWTAKNKRAIFDSRVAATKSIVHMIQKMKMPPKVLINGSAVGYYGTSETAVFTEESPSQGEDFLAKTVKQWEHEAKKAEKYGVRTVFTRFGIVLGSDGGAFPMMKMPYKIGVGGTIGTGAQWVSWVHIEDVINILQFCINENISGPVNVTSPQPVRMKTFGIELGTSLNRPHWLKVPSSAIKSVLGEMSMLVLEGQKALPKKLEEHGYEFSHKEIREAFNTLKKR
- a CDS encoding YgaB family protein, which gives rise to MQKFDQLVVKQMKTMDELLFIQSEIERCQEIERELLVLQEETKLNSLQEEISIMKQQLKDIQTTFQNQTASIIETYEKEAVEEPLFK
- the ntdP gene encoding nucleoside tri-diphosphate phosphatase, translated to MIQPAEGEPIEIQSYKHDGHIHRIWDETMILKGTQTLMIGGNDRTVVTESDGRKWVTREPAICYFHSQHWFNVIGMIREDGIYYYCNISSPFILEEGALKYIDYDLDIKVFPDMTYTILDEDEYEDHRKKMNYPLVIDRILKYNLENLQNWIRQRKGPFAPDFIDMWYERYLTYRRPRI
- a CDS encoding gamma-type small acid-soluble spore protein, producing MAKKNQNQTTAGTNVQHVKQQNAQANQGQYGTEYAAETDVQHVKQQNAQANKNKNQNS
- the mutY gene encoding A/G-specific adenine glycosylase, with product MKQSKEIVKDFNIAKFQEDLIGWFTAEQRDLPWRQDKDPYKVWVSEIMLQQTRVDTVIPYFNNFISKFPTLEHLADADEEDVLKAWEGLGYYSRARNLQYAVREVRDEYGGIVPETKDEVSKLKGVGPYTTGAILSIAYGVPEPAVDGNVMRVLSRILFVWEDIAKPKTRKLFDELVYAIISHENPSFFNQGLMELGALICTPKSPACLLCPVQEHCRAFEEGTQKELPVKTSKKSVKAVELAAAVVTDESGKVLIHKRSSKGLLANLWEFPNVEIQKAPSKEEELTAFLTEKYGVEAEIGQPFTTISHVFSHLTWHITVYEGKIRGKVEESETLKLLTWEEAEQYAFPVSHQKMKKAFKERQQD
- a CDS encoding metal-dependent hydrolase, translated to MDTGTHIVMGIALGGLATLDPTVSSHLDTKEAVMIGAIAGSLIPDIDTILKLRNNAKYIRNHRGITHSIPAVLLWPLLITFILHLLFRDAHLFDLWMWTFIGVIIHVFVDIFNAYGTQAFRPFSQKWVALGIINTFDPYFFTIHIIGIIIWAIGGSPGPTFITVFGVIIVYYFIRIAMNLNLRHKIKKQLPNVEKIIISPTMRFNRWHLAIIAKNHFYVGNATNGEIKVHDVFERMEEPSSALMEAAKQDENLSAFLSFSPVYRFETAEYSDHIEVRFIDLRYRSKGYYPFVAVVQLDFDLNIICSYTGWIFSEKKLRKKLDYLPN